A window from Malania oleifera isolate guangnan ecotype guangnan chromosome 7, ASM2987363v1, whole genome shotgun sequence encodes these proteins:
- the LOC131159328 gene encoding protein CELLULOSE SYNTHASE INTERACTIVE 1 isoform X2, whose protein sequence is MGLRDRGTMEDPDGTLASVAQCIEKLRQNSSSLQEKENSLKQLLELIDTRENAFSAVGSHSQAVPVLVSLLRSGSVGVKIQAANVLSSLCKENELRVKVLLGGCIPPLLGLLRSNSAEGQIAAAKTIYAVSQGGAKDHVGSKIFSTEGVVPVLWEQLENGLKAGNLVDNLLTGALRNLSSSTEGFWSTTVQARGVDILVKLLTTGQSSTQANVCFLLACMMMEDASVCSRVLAAEAAKLLLKLLGPGHEAPIRAEAAGALKSLSAQCKEARREIANSNGIPALINATIAPSKEFMQGEFAQALQENAMCALANISGGLSFVISSLGQSLESCSSPAQIADTLGALASALMIYDMKAESTRASDPLDIEQTLVKQFKPHSSFLVQERTIEALASLYGNAILANRLANSDAKRLLVCLITMATNEVQDELIRSLLLLCNNEGSLWRALQAREGVQLLISLLGLSSEQQQECAVALLCLLSNENDESKWAITAAGGIPPLVQILETGSAKAKEDSATILGNLCDHSEDIRACVESADAVPALLWLLKNGSPNGKEISAKTLNHLIHKSDTATISQLTALLTSDLPESKVYVLDALRSMLSVAPLNDILHEGSAANDAIETMIKILSSSREETQAKSASALAGIFDLRKDLRESSIAVRTLWSAMKLLNAESENILVESSRCLAAIFLSIKVNRDMAAVARDAFSQLVILANSPTLEVAEQSICALANLLLDNEISDKAIHEEIILPATRVLREGTAAGKTLAAAAISRLLHSRCIDYNLIDCVNRAGTVLALVSFLDSANGGSLATAEALDALAFLSSSEVDGHIKPAWAVLAECPNSITPIVSCIADAAPLLQDKAIEILSQLCRDQSLVLGNTITCSYGSILSIARRVINSMNIKVKIGGTALLICAAKVNHQRAVEDLNESNLCVHLIQSLVALLNSTESLSLGDEGGKNMQAISIYRQSKEGSNDGMDTGTAIIYGANLAVWLLSVLACDDKSKIVMLEAGAVEVLTDKISQCLLQFTQIDFKEDNSVWICALLLAILFQDRDIIRAHATMKSIPVLANMLKTDESASRYFAAQAIASLVCNGSRGTLLSVANSGAAGGLISLLGCADVDIYDLLELSEEFALLRYPEQVALERLFRVDDIRVGATSRKAIPALVDLLKPIPDRPGAPFLALGLLIQLAKDCPANKIVMVESGALEALTKYLSLGPQDATEEAATDLLGILFTSAEIRRHESAFGAVSQLVAVLRLGGRAARHSAARALESLFSSDHIRNAESSRQAVQPLVEILNTGMEREQHSAIAALVRLLSENPSRALAVADVEMNAVDVLCRILSSNCSMDLKGDAAELCCVLCGNTRIRSTMAAARCVEPLVSLLVTEFSPAQQSVVHALDKLLDDEQLAELVAAHGAVIPLVGLLYGRNYMLHEAVSRALVKLGKDRPSCKVEMVKAGVIESILDILHEAPDFLCAALTELLRILTNNATIARGPSAAKVVEPLFLLLARPEFGPDGQHSTLQVLVNILEHPQCRASYALDSHQAIEPLIPLLDSPVPAVQQLAAELLSHQLVEEHLQKDSATQQVIGPLIRVLGSGVHILQQRAVKALVSLALTWPNEIAKEGGVNELSKVILQADPSLPHALWESAASVLASILQFSSEFYLEVPVAVLVRLLRSGSEGTVIGALNALLVLESDDGTSAEAMAESGAIEALLELLRGHQCEETAARLLEVLLNNVKIRESKVTKSAILPLSQYLLDPQTQAQQARLLATLALGDLFQNEGLARSSDAVSACRALVNVLEEQPTEEMKVVAICALQNLVMYSRSNKRAVAEAGGVQVVLDLIGSSDPETSVQAAMFVKLLFSNHTIQEYASSETVRAITAAIEKDLWATGTVNDEYLKALNALFSNFPRLRATEPATLSIPHLVTSLKTGSEATQEAALDSLFLLRQAWSACPAEVSRAQSVAAADAIPLLQYLIQSGPPRFQEKAEFLLQCLPGTLVVIIKRGNNMKQSVGNPSVYCKLTLGNNPPRQTKIVSTGPNPEWDESFAWSFESPPKGQKLHISCKNKSKMGKSSFGKVTIQIDRVVMLGAVAGEYALLPQSKSGPSRNLEIEFQWSNK, encoded by the exons AGACCGTGGCACAATGGAGGATCCAGATGGAACATTGGCTAGTGTTGCCCAATGTATTGAAAAGCTGCGCCAGAATTCCTCTTCTTTACAGGAAAAAGAGAATTCTCTGAAGCAGTTGCTGGAACTTATTGATACACGGGAAAATGCTTTCAGTGCTGTTGGATCTCATTCTCAGGCAGTTCCAGTACTTGTTTCTCTTCTCCGATCAGGGTCTGTTGGAGTGAAAATTCAAGCAGCTAATGTTTTAAGTTCTCTTTGTAAGGAAAATGAATTAAGGGTTAAAGTCTTGCTTGGGGGTTGCATTCCTCCCCTGCTTGGTCTCTTGAGGTCCAACTCAGCAGAGGGTCAAATTGCAGCAGCAAAAACAATATATGCGGTTTCACAAGGTGGTGCTAAGGATCATGTTGGATCAAAAATTTTTTCAACTGAAGGAGTTGTTCCAGTGCTATGGGAGCAATTAGAAAATGGGCTGAAGGCTGGAAACTTGGTTGATAACTTATTGACTGGAGCTCTAAGGAATCTCTCCAGCAGCACTGAGGGGTTTTGGTCTACAACGGTACAAGCTCGAGGAGTGGATATACTCGTGAAGTTGCTTACAACTGGACAGTCAAGCACTCAAGCAAATGTATGCTTTCTTCTTGCATGTATGATGATGGAGGATGCATCTGTTTGCTCTAGGGTGTTGGCTGCGGAGGCTGCAAAACTACTCCTCAAGCTTTTAGGACCTGGTCATGAAGCTCCTATCAGGGCAGAGGCTGCAGGTGCTCTTAAATCTCTGTCTGCCCAGTGCAAAGAAGCAAGGCGGGAGATAGCTAATTCTAATGGTATACCTGCTTTGATTAATGCAACAATAGCTCCTTCAAAAGAATTTATGCAAGGTGAGTTTGCCCAAGCATTGCAAGAGAATGCAATGTGTGCTCTGGCAAACATTTCTGGTGGTTTGTCATTTGTCATTTCAAGCCTTGGTCAAAGCCTTGAATCATGTTCTTCGCCTGCTCAGATTGCTGATACATTAGGAGCATTAGCTTCAGCTCTAATGATATATGATATGAAAGCAGAATCTACAAGAGCATCAGATCCTCTGGATATTGAACAGACTTTGGTTAAGCAGTTTAAACCTCACTCATCATTTCTTGTGCAGGAACGAACCATAGAAGCCCTAGCTAGTCTGTATGGGAATGCCATACTCGCAAATAGACTTGCAAATTCTGATGCAAAACGTCTGCTGGTTTGTTTGATCACGATGGCAACCAATGAAGTTCAGGACGAGTTGATAAGATCCCTTCTTTTACTTTGCAACAATGAAGGCAGTCTGTGGCGAGCCCTTCAAGCTCGTGAGGGGGTTCAGTTGTTGATATCTCTTCTTGGACTTTCATCAGAGCAACAGCAGGAATGTGCAGTTGCATTGCTTTGCCTTTTAtcaaatgagaatgatgaaagtAAATGGGCTATCACTGCTGCGGGTGGAATACCTCCTCTTGTTCAAATACTAGAGACAGGCTCTGCGAAAGCAAAAGAAGATTCTGCAACAATACTTGGGAACCTCTGTGATCACAGTGAAGATATACGGGCATGTGTTGAAAGTGCTGATGCTGTTCCCGCTTTATTATGGCTGCTGAAGAATGGAAGCCCAAATGGGAAAGAAATTTCAGCAAAGACATTGAACCATTTAATACATAAATCAGATACAGCAACTATCAGCCAACTAACTGCCTTATTAACGAGTGATCTACCTGAATCCAAAGTTTATGTTTTGGATGCTTTAAGAAGCATGCTGTCTGTTGCTCCACTCAATGATATACTGCATGAAGGTAGTGCTGCAAATGATGCAATTGAAACAATGATCAAAATATTGAGTTCTAGCAGAGAAGAGACACAAGCTAAGTCTGCATCTGCTCTTGCTGGAATCTTTGACCTCAGAAAGGACTTGCGTGAAAGTAGCATTGCTGTTAGGACTCTTTGGTCAGCCATGAAGCTGTTAAATGCCGAGTCAGAAAAcatcttagtggaatcctcacgTTGCCTTGCTGCAATATTTCTTTCAATTAAAGTGAACCGGGACATGGCTGCTGTTGCTAGGGATGCATTCTCTCAGTTAGTTATTCTTGCTAACTCCCCCACTTTGGAAGTTGCAGAACAGTCAATATGTGCTTTAGCCAATCTTCTTTTGGATAATGAAATTTCTGATAAAGCTATTCATGAAGAAATTATTTTGCCTGCAACTAGAGTTCTGCGTGAAGGCACTGCTGCTGGGAAAACGCTGGCTGCAGCAGCAATTTCTCGCCTACTTCATTCTCGCTGTATTGACTATAACTTGATTGATTGTGTGAATCGTGCTGGAACAGTTCTTGCATTGGTTTCATTCCTCGATTCTGCTAATGGTGGGTCTCTTGCCACAGCAGAGGCTTTAGATGCCCTTGCTTTTTTGTCGAGTTCAGAGGTTGATGGGCACATCAAACCTGCATGGGCAGTTCTGGCAGAATGCCCAAACAGCATAACCCCAATAGTTTCATGTATTGCTGATGCAGCACCCTTGTTGCAAGACAAAGCTATTGAAATATTGTCACAACTTTGTCGCGATCAGTCTCTTGTTCTAGGAAATACAATCACTTGTTCCTATGGCAGTATTTTATCAATTGCAAGAAGGGTGATCAACTCTATGAACATAAAGGTGAAAATTGGGGGAACTGCACTTCTTATCTGTGCTGCAAAAGTTAATCACCAGAGAGCGGTGGAAGATCTTAATGAATCAAACTTGTGTGTCCATCTCATTCAATCTCTTGTAGCGTTGCTTAATTCAACAGAATCTCTCTCCTTGGGAGATGAGGGGGGAAAGAACATGCAGGCCATAAGCATTTATAGGCAGAGCAAAGAAGGCAGTAATGACGGAATGGATACTGGAACAGCAATTATATATGGTGCTAACCTAGCTGTATGGCTATTGTCTGTTCTTGCTTGTGATGACAAAAGTAAAATTGTGATGTTGGAGGCTGGAGCTGTTGAAGTACTCACTGACAAGATCTCTCAATGTTTATTGCAATTTACTCAG ATTGATTTTAAAGAAGATAATAGTGTATGGATTTGTGCTTTACTTCTTGCTATTCTGTTTCAAGATAGAGATATAATACGAGCACATGCAACAATGAAATCTATACCAGTACTTGCAAATATGTTGAAGACAGACGAGTCAGCAAGCAGATATTTTGCTGCACAAGCAATAGCCAGTCTAGTCTGTAATGGCAGCAGAGGGACTCTTTTGTCTGTAGCGAATTCTGGGGCTGCTGGTGGCCTTATTTCATTACTTGGCTGTGCTGATGTCGATATATATGATCTTCTGGAATTGTCGGAGGAGTTTGCTTTGCTGCGTTATCCAGAGCAAGTTGCTCTTGAGAGGTTGTTTAGGGTTGATGACATTAGGGTTGGTGCTACCTCTCGGAAAGCAATACCTGCACTTGTTGACCTACTTAAACCAATTCCAGATCGTCCAGGGGCACCATTTCTAGCACTTGGATTGCTGATTCAACTTGCAAAAGACTGCCCTGCGAACAAAATTGTAATGGTGGAATCAGGGGCTTTGGAAGCACTGACAAAGTATCTTTCACTTGGCCCACAAGATGCAACTGAGGAAGCTGCTACTGATTTGTTGGGAATCCTGTTTACTAGTGCTGAAATACGGAGACATGAATCAGCATTTGGTGCTGTCAGTCAACTTGTAGCAGTTTTACGTTTGGGTGGAAGAGCTGCAAGGCATAGTGCTGCAAGAGCATTAGAAAGTCTCTTTTCCTCCGACCATATTAGAAATGCTGAAAGTTCTCGACAGGCTGTTCAACCATTGGTTGAAATTCTTAATACTGGCATGGAGAGAGAGCAGCACTCTGCCATTGCTGCATTGGTAAGGCTGTTGAGTGAAAATCCATCAAGAGCCCTCGCTGTTGCTGATGTGGAAATGAATGCAGTAGATGTTCTTTGCAGGATCCTTTCATCAAATTGTTCAATGGATTTGAAGGGGGATGCTGCAGAATTATGCTGTGTTCTTTGTGGTAATACAAGAATCAGATCTACCATGGCTGCAGCTCGCTGTGTTGAGCCTCTGGTCTCTCTCCTTGTGACTGAGTTTAGCCCTGCGCAGCAATCAGTTGTCCACGCACTGGATAAGCTTTTGGATGATGAGCAACTGGCTGAACTGGTTGCTGCACATGGCGCTGTTATTCCTCTTGTTGGCCTTCTCTATGGCAGGAATTACATGCTTCATGAGGCTGTATCCAGAGCTCTTGTGAAGCTGGGGAAAGACAGGCCTTCTTGCAAGGTGGAAATGGTGAAAGCTGGAGTGATTGAGAGCATACTTGATATCCTTCATGAAGCTCCGGATTTTCTCTGTGCTGCTTTGACTGAATTGCTGCGAATATTGACTAATAATGCGACAATTGCTAGGGGTCCATCTGCGGCAAAAGTGGTTGAACCCCTTTTTCTCTTGCTAGCAAGACCAGAATTTGGGCCTGATGGACAGCATAGTACATTACAAGTTCTTGTTAATATTTTAGAGCATCCGCAATGTCGTGCTTCCTACGCCCTTGACTCTCACCAAGCTATTGAACCACTCATCCCCTTACTAGATTCTCCAGTTCCAGCAGTACAACAGTTGGCTGCTGAGCTTCTTTCACATCAGCTTGTGGAAGAACATCTTCAGAAGGATTCAGCAACACAGCAAGTAATTGGTCCTTTGATACGGGTGCTTGGTTCTGGTGTGCACATTTTGCAGCAGAGAGCTGTGAAGGCGCTTGTTAGTCTTGCGTTAACTTGGCCAAATGAAATTGCAAAGGAAGGTGGTGTTAATGAGTTGTCCAAGGTGATATTGCAAGCTGATCCTTCTCTTCCTCATGCCTTGTGGGAATCTGCTGCTTCTGTTTTAGCCAGTATCTTGCAATTCAGTTCTGAATTTTATTTGGAAGTACCTGTAGCTGTCTTGGTAAGGTTGCTTCGTTCTGGCTCGGAAGGCACAGTAATTGGTGCATTGAATGCTCTTCTTGTGTTGGAAAGTGATGACGGAACGAGTGCTGAAGCAATGGCTGAGAGTGGTGCCATAGAAGCTCTTTTGGAACTTCTAAGAGGTCATCAGTGTGAGGAAACTGCGGCTAGACTGCTGGAAGTTCTACTAAACAACGTGAAGATAAGGGAATCTAAGGTCACCAAGTCTGCAATCTTACCATTATCCCAGTACCTCTTGGATCCACAAACCCAAGCTCAGCAGGCTAGATTGCTAGCAACTCTGGCTCTTGGTGATCTATTCCAGAATGAGGGTCTTGCTCGAAGTAGTGATGCGGTTTCAGCTTGCCGTGCTCTCGTGAATGTTCTTGAAGAACAACCAACAGAAGAAATGAAAGTGGTAGCTATTTGTGCCTTGCAAAACCTTGTTATGTATAGTCGATCAAATAAAAGAGCAGTTGCAGAAGCTGGTGGTGTTCAGGTTGTACTGGATCTGATTGGTTCAAGTGATCCAGAAACATCGGTTCAGGCTGCAATGTTTGTTAAACTTCTCTTTTCTAATCATACAATTCAAGAATACGCTTCCAGTGAAACTGTTAGAGCTATTACTG CTGCAATTGAAAAGGATTTGTGGGCTACTGGAACTGTAAATGACGAGTATTTAAAAGCTTTAAATGCCCTCTTCAGCAACTTCCCGCGTTTGAGAGCCACTGAGCCTGCAACACTTAGTATTCCCCATCTGGTTACATCCCTCAAGACTGGGTCAGAGGCAACTCAAGAAGCAGCTTTGGACTCTCTTTTTCTTCTAAGGCAGGCTTGGTCTGCTTGCCCAGCTGAAGTGTCTAGAGCTCAATCAGTTGCTGCAGCAGATGCAATTCCCTTGCTACAATACTTGATCCAGTCTGGCCCCCCTCGCTTTCAGGAGAAGGCAGAATTTCTGTTGCAGTGTTTGCCAGGGACCTTAGTTGTGATAATCAAGCGTGGAAACAACATGAAGCAGTCAGTGGGAAATCCTAGTGTCTATTGCAAGCTTACACTTGGCAACAATCCACCAAGGCAAACCAAG